The Prevotella sp. E2-28 genome includes the window TCATCGCTATTACGAGGAACTGGATGTTGCCAATGAGTGGGAACAGGGCATCTTGCGCCGTATGCAACGTAAGGGCGCTTTCCCTGAGTTGCATTTCCCTACCTATATCGCCTGTCGTTGTAATAAAGCCTCGGCCCTTGCCGGACTGAATCGTATTGATGAGGCTGAACAGGAGATACGTAAGGCGGAAGAGATGCAGAAGGCTTGTGGCACACCGTTGGGGCAATACCGTATTTATTATGTGCGTGTGCATTATGCGCTTGCTGCAAAGCAGGCAGAACAGGTGCTGGCCTATTGTGACAGTTTGGAGGCACTTGATCTGAATGCAGGTGGCGATGTGTCTGCCTACCGTGGTGAGGCCTATATGTTGATGGGAAATAGTGATGAGGCTGCAAAGACCTTCCGTAATCTCTATTATCAGAAAGACTCGGTGTTTAATCGTGAGATGCGTATCCAGTTAGACGAGTTGAACACGCTTTATAAGGTTGATGAACTGAAGATGCAAGGACAACTGGATCGTTCGCGCTTCTTTGTGGGAATGGCTATTGTACTGGTAGTTGCCCTGTTGTTGACGATGTATCTCAGGCATATCGCCGCTTCAAAGTTAAGGCGCGAACATGAGCTGCTGAAGACGGCCAATGCACGTGCTGAGGAGTCGTCAAAGATGAAGACGAACTTTATACAGCAAATCTCTCATGAAATACGTACGCCGCTGAATGTCCTTTCTGGGTTTTCACAGATAGTGACGAAGCCAAACGTCAAGCTTGACGATGCAACAAAGAAAGATATCAATAACCGTATTATTGAGAGTACGGAACGAATTACAGGACTGGTGAACAAAATGCTGGAACTGAGTGATGCCAATAGTACTACTGTCATAGAAACTGATGATAATGTACAGGCTCAGTTGATAGCTCAGCAGGCTGTAGAGGATGCCCGAATGTCGCAGGCTCGTCATATCAGTTTTGAAATGCAGACGGCATCGGAAGTTGAGTCAATTATGTTGCACACGAATCTGCGTCAGGCTACGCGTGCCCTGACCCTTTTACTTGATAATGCTCGAAAGTTTACAAAGCAGGGTAATGTCAATTTGCGATTGGAAAAGGTTGACGGAATGCTGCGCTTTATTGTTGAGGATACTGGTATTGGTGTGCCAGAATCTGAAGCAGACCATGTGTTCGAGGAATTCGTTCAACTGGATGCCTATTACGAAGGAACGGGCATTGGTTTGACCGTTGCCCGTTCCATTGCTCGCCGTCTTGGCGGTGATGTGGTGTTGGATACCAGTTATAAGGATGGTGCCCGTTTTGTGATGACGCTTCCCCTATAATCAGGGTTGCTTACGTGAAGACCATAACACCTTCTTCGTGTTGCCGTTAGCGTATCTGAAGATATAGATGCCATCCTTTAAATGTGAGAAAGGTATCTTGCGTCCATGCAAGTCGTAAATAGCGGTAACGTCGCTCTCCTTTGTTTCAGCCTGTTGGATTGCTGTCTGTTCGCCACCCATAAAGTCAAATGAAACGAGACCATCATCGTCCACTTTTATATTGGTGATGGGTTTCGACAGCAATTTCGTGCCATCCTTGGCCTCATGACGAAGTGTTGCTGCAGGTGCGGAATAGTTTGTTAGTGAGTCTTTACTGTTAAAGGGATAAGCCCATCCGTAACTGAGAGGAGTATAACTCATATTGTTGGCAGCAACTATGGTGTAGTGATTATTCGTATAGTTGTTAGGAATATCATAGAGCCACAGATACTCATCATAATCAACATGGAAGATAACGAGACCACTGCCAGGCAATGACTGGTCCCAACCAGTCTTCTGTCTGTTCTCCAAGATGTAATATTCGTTGGGATAGTTGTCGTTACGAATCATATAGGCTACTGGTTCATTGCTCAGAGCTGGCATACCGGTAATGGATGTGGGACTGGTGAGTTCTTTGATATCAAGCCACCCCAGCACCATACGTTCATGGGCAGAGTAACAAGGTGGGCAATAGCCGTCATTGTTGTAGTTCCCGTTGTCCATGATGTCCCAATCCCCAAGAATTGAATAGTTATTGTAATAGAAATCGGGTAGTCCAAGACAGTGTCCAAATTCATGGCAGAGAGTTCCGAAACTGGAAGAATTAGTGCCGTACTCGGGGAAACAACCGTAATTATTTATTTTGTATTCCGTGTCGTTACTGCTAACGGTAATGGGGTCGTGATCATAGATGGTTAGAGAAGCCTGATTTGCCCAAATGGTGTTACTGCCACCTCCGTTGTTCTGTCCCATACCGGCATAGAGTACGAAGATTTGATCAACGTAGCCGTCATTGTTCCAGTCGTAAGGTGCCCAGTCGGTTATGATATTTTTCAATGAATCAACCAGGTCAATGATGAGTAGGGCTGCATTGGCGTCATCTGTGGCTGTACTGCGATAGACGGCATGTTCCTTGTTCACTTTAATGTCGTAGAGGTCAAATTGCAGGTTGAACTTGCCGTAGCTTTGATCATAGAAATAATCGCGTACAGAACCATAGTGGAGCGAATCCTTGAAGTTTACCTGATTGAAGATAGGTTCCCATATCGTTAATGGCTCCTCTTGGCGGAATTCAAGGTCGCTAAATGAGGCGAGCACTACTAATTGGCGTTTGTCGCCTATAAAAGATGAGGAACGTTGAGCAGCTGCCGCACGCTGACCACTAATGGTCTTTGGTGACAGGTGACGACGAGGTTGTGAGAATGAAAAAGCTGTCAGCGAACTCAATAAGAGCGCCGCTGACAGCAAATATTTTGTTGTGTTTATACCCATTTGCTTAGGTCTTGTTCTGCAATAAATTTCAGGTTATTAAGGATAATAGCCTCGCGTGCTTTCTCGCGGTTGTCGGTGCGGAACACAAGGATACCCTTACCCCTGAGTAGGAAAGTGTACATATAGGCAATGCTAATGCCTGCATCGCTGAAAATCTTTACGGCATCTGCTGCACGGCCTGGCTCGTCATCGAGTTCCAGAGCAAGCACGTCGCTCAGGGCTACGGCCACGCCAGCTTTCTTCAGCTCATCGTAAGCACGTAATGGCTCGCTACAGATGAGGCGATAGATACCATACTCTGCCGTGTCGGCAATGGTAGAGGCAACGATTTGAATCTTAGCCTCTTTCAGTACTTCAAG containing:
- a CDS encoding amino acid-binding protein translates to MTIHQLSIFIENRSGTLIKVLEVLKEAKIQIVASTIADTAEYGIYRLICSEPLRAYDELKKAGVAVALSDVLALELDDEPGRAADAVKIFSDAGISIAYMYTFLLRGKGILVFRTDNREKAREAIILNNLKFIAEQDLSKWV
- a CDS encoding M6 family metalloprotease domain-containing protein; this encodes MGINTTKYLLSAALLLSSLTAFSFSQPRRHLSPKTISGQRAAAAQRSSSFIGDKRQLVVLASFSDLEFRQEEPLTIWEPIFNQVNFKDSLHYGSVRDYFYDQSYGKFNLQFDLYDIKVNKEHAVYRSTATDDANAALLIIDLVDSLKNIITDWAPYDWNNDGYVDQIFVLYAGMGQNNGGGSNTIWANQASLTIYDHDPITVSSNDTEYKINNYGCFPEYGTNSSSFGTLCHEFGHCLGLPDFYYNNYSILGDWDIMDNGNYNNDGYCPPCYSAHERMVLGWLDIKELTSPTSITGMPALSNEPVAYMIRNDNYPNEYYILENRQKTGWDQSLPGSGLVIFHVDYDEYLWLYDIPNNYTNNHYTIVAANNMSYTPLSYGWAYPFNSKDSLTNYSAPAATLRHEAKDGTKLLSKPITNIKVDDDGLVSFDFMGGEQTAIQQAETKESDVTAIYDLHGRKIPFSHLKDGIYIFRYANGNTKKVLWSSRKQP
- a CDS encoding ATP-binding protein gives rise to the protein MRTIKLTIILCCICLQMSASTIDSLRQVLPTLKGNERSKAYMKLSQLLSSEDDVQAAIDCLDEWIAFEQDERNIEGEGKARWSKVAVLTNCALDSMLLEEAPVQMEWFKKHRQWNHYYDTWDSKACVYMYSSRIQTALREAQDMLADAQKKDDSFGKAAAYQLMGVVYESMGQYDQAVDVFRECIKQLKQRESEVEALTSVYDYLCQTLDESHRYYEELDVANEWEQGILRRMQRKGAFPELHFPTYIACRCNKASALAGLNRIDEAEQEIRKAEEMQKACGTPLGQYRIYYVRVHYALAAKQAEQVLAYCDSLEALDLNAGGDVSAYRGEAYMLMGNSDEAAKTFRNLYYQKDSVFNREMRIQLDELNTLYKVDELKMQGQLDRSRFFVGMAIVLVVALLLTMYLRHIAASKLRREHELLKTANARAEESSKMKTNFIQQISHEIRTPLNVLSGFSQIVTKPNVKLDDATKKDINNRIIESTERITGLVNKMLELSDANSTTVIETDDNVQAQLIAQQAVEDARMSQARHISFEMQTASEVESIMLHTNLRQATRALTLLLDNARKFTKQGNVNLRLEKVDGMLRFIVEDTGIGVPESEADHVFEEFVQLDAYYEGTGIGLTVARSIARRLGGDVVLDTSYKDGARFVMTLPL